Below is a window of Chloroflexota bacterium DNA.
TTTCGGCCTGGCTGACCGTCTGGGCGCTGCAGGCCGGGCAGGTTGCCCTATGCGATTGACGCAGTAACGCCGCCGCGGGCAGTTTTCTTATTTCGTAAGAAAGCGCTTTTTGATCGCAAACCTGCCCACATTTGCGGCATTGGGTGCAGTGTTCGGCGAGCAGCCAGAGTGCGGTGGTATGTTCATCCTCGTGGATTTTCAAGGCTTTCTCCGGGCAGGTCTGAACGCAGAAGCCGCACAGGGTGCAGTCCTCGGCCCGGATTATCATTGGGGAACCTGTTTGAACAGGGCATATTTTAGGGATGGGTTTTTCTTCTGCAAAGCAGGCGTCAAGGATGTAGCCGACCGCGGCCCAGGCAGGGTACGGCGACCGGAGCAATTGCCCCCCAATTGTGGGAAGCCAGCGTCCAGCATGTTTCTCGACGAATGCCTCCCGTACAGCGCGCCAATCTTCGGCGTCGGCACCGGACAGGCTTTCTTGCTCAGCCAGATAAGCCAGGAAGGATATTTCCAAAGCCGCGTGATCGGGGAGTTCCGCGCTGTTGAGCATCACCCCGGCTTTTTCATAAAGCTTCTTTACCTGAAAGGTCGTTGGCCCGATTATGCGCCCGCTCACGTGATACGATTCATACAGCCAGATGGGAGCCTGCTTCAGACCGATGAATAGTGTTTAATATTCCGTACAGCGCGTATAATACGCCGCCGCGGGCAAATCCATCAGCGCTTGAACAGCTTGCTGCCATTCCGCCACGGAAGGATTTTGCCCGGCGAGGCGCGTGACCGACTCGAAAATCGGCCACTCGCATCCTGGTGCAGCTACCCAGTCCGGCAGCGGAGCCAGGGTTGGCGGGGTGAGCAATTTAGCCAGCCCTGTGTACAGTGTGGTCAAGTGTTCAGCGGTCATAATAACAGCTATTGTGTTCGACGAAAGCCTAGACGACCTCTACGAACGCTTGAAGATACTTCTGGCATGGGCATGGGGCCAATTTTTTCGGCTTCCTGATCGAGAACCCGTCCCTCAGCTACTTCCCATATTGAAATCACAGGGAAGAACTTGAAGAATACCACAAACATAATCATAAAGATGGCGATAGATCCCACTGTTTCGGAAATTTCTGTCAGCGAGGGGATGTAATCAACATATTTGACCAAGTAGGGGT
It encodes the following:
- a CDS encoding 4Fe-4S dicluster domain-containing protein, with the translated sequence MSGRIIGPTTFQVKKLYEKAGVMLNSAELPDHAALEISFLAYLAEQESLSGADAEDWRAVREAFVEKHAGRWLPTIGGQLLRSPYPAWAAVGYILDACFAEEKPIPKICPVQTGSPMIIRAEDCTLCGFCVQTCPEKALKIHEDEHTTALWLLAEHCTQCRKCGQVCDQKALSYEIRKLPAAALLRQSHRATCPACSAQTVSQAEINAIATRLGEHPRWLDYCLDCRPKLLEMN